The following proteins come from a genomic window of Pyxidicoccus sp. MSG2:
- the alaS gene encoding alanine--tRNA ligase → MPSALTASQIREAFLKFFEERGHSRVASSSLVPANDPTLMFTNAGMVQFKDVFTGREKRDYKRATTSQKCVRAGGKHNDLDNVGFTARHHTFFEMLGNFSFGDYFKAEAIAYGWEFVTKTLGLDKERLAVTVFNGERGIPWDEEAFELWAKQGVPRERILKLGYKDNFWAMGDTGPCGPCSEIHYHQGNDIPCVEEAQGNTCQGVACDCDRWLEIWNLVFMQFERKEKDAPLIPLPKPSIDTGAGLERIASVVQGKRSNYETDLFQHIIATISELCGKTYSQEGGASMRVVADHSRAAAFLIADGVQPSNEGRGYVLRRIMRRAIRHGTQLDLEDVFFFKVVDRVIELMGDAYPELRESRTFILEVCRHEETSFRQTLSRGLKLIEEELAKLQKSGGKQLSGEVVYLLHGTYGFPWDLTQIIARERGLDVDLKRFEELLKEEADKNKFVNSGEKAIGDVYLKLLERLGPTQFLGYDGEGHEGEGSIRAMLKGGAEVTQASQGDTVELVLDRTPFYGESGGQVGDTGRIVGHGGKAVAQVEDAQRPVAGLVVHTVKVAEGTFKVGDMVQAGVNVERRKSIRANHSATHLLHKALKLVLGEHVKQAGSVVAPDYLRFDFSHFSQATPEQLEKVEDLVNGWIRDNAAAETRVMKLEDAKKSGAVAMFGEKYGETVRVVTVHPESTELCGGTHVRRSGDIGLFKVTSESGVASGVRRIVALTGIGALQYVREQEHELRRAAELLKTSPKELSKRVEATQKRVKELERKVEEVAVKAQTAGSKDLLEQAREVNGMKVLATQVDSADDSVLRGMADQLRDRIRSGVVAIGGEKDGRAIILVAATKDVVARGINAGALVREMAKEVGGKGGGKADMAQAGGPDAAKLPAALEKLYELVKGAGAA, encoded by the coding sequence ATGCCTTCCGCCCTCACCGCCTCCCAGATTCGCGAGGCGTTCCTCAAGTTCTTCGAGGAGCGTGGCCACTCCCGCGTGGCCTCTTCCTCACTGGTCCCCGCCAACGACCCGACGTTGATGTTCACCAACGCGGGCATGGTCCAGTTCAAGGACGTCTTCACCGGCCGCGAGAAGCGCGACTACAAGCGCGCCACCACCTCCCAGAAGTGCGTGCGCGCCGGTGGCAAGCACAACGACCTCGACAACGTGGGCTTCACCGCCCGTCACCACACGTTCTTCGAGATGCTCGGCAACTTCTCCTTCGGCGACTACTTCAAGGCCGAGGCGATTGCCTATGGCTGGGAGTTCGTCACCAAGACGCTCGGCCTCGACAAGGAGCGCCTCGCCGTCACCGTGTTCAACGGCGAGCGCGGCATCCCCTGGGACGAGGAGGCGTTCGAGCTGTGGGCGAAGCAGGGCGTGCCCCGCGAGCGCATCCTCAAGCTCGGCTACAAGGACAACTTCTGGGCCATGGGCGACACCGGCCCGTGCGGCCCGTGCTCCGAAATCCACTACCACCAGGGCAACGACATCCCCTGTGTGGAGGAGGCCCAGGGCAACACGTGTCAGGGCGTCGCGTGTGACTGCGACCGCTGGCTCGAAATCTGGAACCTCGTGTTCATGCAGTTCGAGCGCAAGGAGAAGGACGCGCCGCTGATTCCGCTGCCCAAGCCGTCCATCGACACGGGCGCGGGCCTGGAGCGCATCGCCTCCGTCGTCCAGGGCAAGCGCTCCAACTACGAGACCGACCTCTTCCAGCACATCATCGCCACCATCAGCGAGCTGTGCGGCAAGACGTACTCGCAGGAGGGCGGCGCCTCCATGCGCGTGGTCGCGGACCACAGCCGCGCGGCGGCGTTCCTCATCGCGGACGGCGTGCAGCCCTCCAACGAGGGCCGCGGCTACGTCCTGCGCCGCATCATGCGCCGCGCCATCCGGCACGGGACCCAGCTGGACCTGGAGGACGTGTTCTTCTTCAAGGTCGTCGACCGCGTCATCGAGCTGATGGGCGACGCCTATCCCGAGCTGCGCGAGAGCCGCACCTTCATCCTCGAGGTCTGCCGTCACGAGGAGACCAGCTTCCGCCAGACGCTCAGCCGCGGCCTCAAGCTCATCGAGGAGGAGCTGGCGAAGCTGCAGAAGTCCGGCGGCAAGCAGCTCTCGGGTGAGGTCGTCTACCTGCTGCACGGCACCTACGGCTTCCCGTGGGACCTGACGCAGATCATCGCCCGCGAGCGCGGCCTCGACGTGGACCTGAAGCGCTTCGAGGAACTCCTCAAGGAGGAGGCGGACAAGAACAAGTTCGTCAACTCCGGTGAGAAGGCCATCGGCGACGTGTACCTGAAGCTCTTGGAGCGGCTCGGGCCCACCCAGTTCCTCGGCTACGACGGCGAGGGCCACGAGGGCGAGGGCAGCATCCGCGCCATGCTCAAGGGCGGCGCCGAGGTGACGCAGGCCTCCCAGGGCGACACGGTGGAGCTGGTGCTGGACCGCACGCCCTTCTACGGCGAGTCCGGCGGCCAGGTGGGTGACACCGGCCGCATCGTCGGCCACGGCGGCAAGGCGGTGGCGCAGGTGGAGGACGCGCAGCGCCCGGTGGCGGGCCTCGTCGTCCACACCGTGAAGGTCGCCGAGGGCACCTTCAAGGTCGGCGACATGGTGCAGGCGGGCGTCAACGTCGAGCGCCGCAAGTCCATCCGTGCGAACCACTCCGCGACGCACCTGTTGCACAAGGCGCTCAAGCTGGTGCTGGGCGAGCACGTGAAGCAGGCGGGCTCCGTGGTGGCGCCGGACTACCTGCGCTTCGACTTTTCGCACTTCTCCCAGGCCACGCCGGAGCAGCTCGAGAAGGTGGAGGACCTGGTCAACGGCTGGATTCGCGACAACGCGGCGGCGGAGACGCGCGTCATGAAGCTGGAGGACGCGAAGAAGTCCGGCGCCGTCGCCATGTTCGGCGAGAAGTACGGCGAGACGGTGCGCGTCGTCACCGTGCACCCGGAGTCCACCGAGCTGTGCGGCGGCACCCACGTGCGCCGCAGCGGTGACATCGGCCTGTTCAAGGTGACCAGCGAGAGCGGCGTGGCCTCCGGCGTGCGCCGCATCGTCGCGCTCACCGGCATCGGCGCGCTCCAGTACGTGCGCGAGCAGGAGCACGAGCTGCGCCGCGCGGCCGAGCTCTTGAAGACGTCCCCGAAGGAGCTGTCCAAGCGCGTCGAGGCCACCCAGAAGCGCGTGAAGGAGCTGGAGCGCAAGGTGGAAGAGGTCGCCGTGAAGGCCCAGACGGCGGGCAGCAAGGACCTCCTGGAGCAGGCGCGCGAAGTCAACGGCATGAAGGTGCTGGCCACGCAGGTGGACTCGGCGGACGACAGCGTGCTGCGCGGCATGGCGGACCAGCTCAGAGACCGCATCCGCTCGGGTGTGGTGGCCATCGGCGGCGAGAAGGACGGCCGGGCCATCATCCTGGTGGCGGCGACGAAGGACGTCGTGGCCCGGGGCATCAACGCGGGCGCGCTGGTGCGGGAGATGGCGAAGGAAGTGGGCGGCAAGGGCGGCGGCAAGGCGGACATGGCGCAGGCCGGCGGTCCGGATGCCGCGAAGCTGCCCGCGGCGCTCGAGAAGCTGTACGAGCTGGTGAAGGGCGCGGGCGCGGCGTGA